A genomic segment from Bubalus kerabau isolate K-KA32 ecotype Philippines breed swamp buffalo chromosome 21, PCC_UOA_SB_1v2, whole genome shotgun sequence encodes:
- the LOC129636008 gene encoding olfactory receptor-like protein OLF2, with protein sequence MDGENCTSLKEFLLLGISSSPDIKVTLFTTFLVVYLIILVANLRMIVLVRTDPQLHTSMYFFLSHLSFSDLCYSTAIGLRMLAGFLIKNKSIPFYGCALQFLIFCTFAESECLLLAVMAYNRYMAISNPLLYTVKMSGKVCSLLMAGVYMVRVMDALINTILTFHLCFCGSNEINHFSCDVPPLLLLSCSDTQVNELVIFIIFGFIELITLSGLFVSYCYIILAVIKIHSAEGRFKAFSTCTSHLTALVIFQGTLLFMYFRPSTSYSLDEDKMTSLF encoded by the exons atggaTGGGGAAAATTGCACTTCCTTGAAAGAATTCCTTCTCTTGGGAATTAGTAGTAGCcctgat atCAAAGTGACTCTATTTACCACATTTCTGGTTGTTTATCTTATTATTCTTGTTGCAAATCTCAGGATGATCGTTTTAGTTAGAACAGACCCCCAGCTGCACACatccatgtactttttcctcagcCACCTCTCCTTCAGTGACCTCTGCTATTCCACAGCCATTGGACTCAGGATGCTGGCAGGCTTCCTCATCAAGAACAAATCAATCCCCTTCTATGGCTGTGCTCTGCAATTCCTGATCTTCTGTACCTTTGCAGAGTCTGAGTGTCTACTGTTGGCGGTCATGGCCTACAATCGGTACATGGCTATTAGCAACCCCTTGCTTTATACAGTCAAGATGTCTGGCAAGGTGTGCTCCCTGCTGATGGCTGGGGTTTATATGGTGAGAGTTATGGATGCTTTGATAAATACAATATTAACCTTCCACTTATGTTTCTGTGGGTCAAATGAAATTAACCATTTCTCCTGTGATGTCCCTCCTCTCCTCTTGCTATCTTGCTCAGATACACAGGTCAATGAATTAGTGATATTTATCATTTTTGGCTTCATTGAACTGATCACCCTCTCAGGTCTTTTTGTGTCTTACTGTTACATCATCCTAGCAGTGATAAAGATCCACTCTGCTGAGGGGAGGTTCAAGGCTTTCTCCACCTGCACCTCCCACCTAACTGCTTTGGTAATTttccagggaactctgctcttcATGTATTTCAGGCCAAGTACTTCATACTCTCTAGACGAAGACAAAATGACCTCCTTGTTTTAG